From one Ctenopharyngodon idella isolate HZGC_01 chromosome 15, HZGC01, whole genome shotgun sequence genomic stretch:
- the LOC127496271 gene encoding T-box transcription factor TBX1: MESDTFTPRLCLRLDVGPGFLSTALMMNVSELSQAGSLVLPCSPDEGRTCSKAPEVASVRVQLEMQSLWRQFDQLGTEMIVTKAGRRMFPTFQVHISGMDPAAEYVLLMDFIPVDDKRYRYAFHSSSWLVAGRGDIAAPGRVHFHPDSPARGAQWIKQTVSFDRLKLTNNLLDDNGHMILNSMHRYQPRLHVVLVDRSRNSQRFAHRNFCTFSFPETRFIAVTAYQNHRITQLKIACNPFAKGFRTADSENRHSAQCQTESPQLSLPWNLFEGTSVTSAVREDQRPRHQPQAQRHSNPHDPTLQTAMDEAALSYSEGMECSTDRRDGGSHAHFYSTPVFFTLPCQWDGLARADRGLIG, translated from the exons ATGGAATCAGACACATTCACACCTCGATTGTGTTTGCGATTGGATGTTGGACCAGGTTTCCTGAGTACAGCACTAATGATGAACg TCTCGGAGTTGTCGCAGGCTGGTTCTCTGGTCCTGCCGTGTTCTCCAGATGAGGGGCGGACGTGCAGCAAAGCTCCTGAAGTTGCCAGTGTCAGAGTTCAGCTGGAAATGCAAAGCCTGTGGCGGCAGTTTGACCAGCTGGGCACCGAAATGATTGTAACAAAAGCTGGAAG AAGGATGTTTCCTACATTTCAAGTACACATTTCAGGCATGGACCCAGCAGCAGAATATGTTCTTCTAATGGACTTTATTCCTGTTGATGACAAACGATACAG GTATGCTTTCCACAGCTCTTCCTGGTTGGTAGCGGGACGTGGAGATATAGCTGCCCCAGGACGAGTGCACTTCCATCCAGACTCACCCGCACGGGGAGCCCAGTGGATCAAACAGACGGTCTCATTTGACCGCCTCAAACTCACCAACAACCTGCTGGACGATAATGGCCAT ATGATCCTGAACTCCATGCACCGCTACCAGCCGCGGCTGCACGTGGTGCTGGTCGACAGGAGCAGAAACAGCCAGCGCTTCGCTCACCGCAACTTCTGCACTTTCAGCTTCCCAGAAACCCGCTTCATCGCAGTCACCGCCTACCAGAACCACAGG ATTACCCAGCTGAAGATCGCTTGCAACCCCTTTGCGAAAGGCTTTCGTACAGCAGATTCTGAAAACAG ACATTCAGCTCAATGCCAAACTGAATCTCCTCAACTATCTTTGCCCTGGAACCTGTTTGAGGGAACATCTGTGACCAGCGCCGTACGTGAAGACCAGAGGCCACGACACCAACCACAGGCACAAC GCCATTCAAATCCCCATGATCCAACCCTACAGACAGCGATGGATGAAGCAGCGCTGTCATATAGTGAAGGGATGGAGTGCAGCACAGACAGGAGGGATGGAGGTTCCCATGCTCATTTCTACAGCACTCCTGTGTTCTTCACACTGCCCTGCCAGTGGGACGGCCTGGCCAGAGCAGACAGAGGTCTGATTGGCTAA
- the apoa1b gene encoding apolipoprotein A-Ib → MMRFVALALTVLLAGCQARFLQDEAPSHLDHVKSVLQVYADQLKQSAHKSLTHLDDTEFKDYKEFLGQSVDNLHGYFEHAFQAISPIGTHVLEASAPQREKLTKDIEDLRKQIAPMREELRHVLQKHFEEYRDELKPFLDEYLVKQREHMEEVKTKLEPVIKSLKEKIGTNWEETKSKLTPILEAVREKLTAYAQEVKTQLDPYIQEYKDQVEKGALEFRESVRSGELRKKMTELGEQVKPHFEAIFAAVQKSLSKE, encoded by the exons ATGATGAGGTTCGTAGCCCTCGCCCTCACTGTTTTGCTGGCAG GTTGCCAGGCCCGTTTCCTGCAGGACGAAGCACCGTCACATCTGGATCATGTGAAGTCTGTGCTCCAGGTTTATGCAGATCAGTTAAAGCAGTCTGCACACAAGTCCCTCACTCACCTCGATGACACAGAGTTCAAAGACTACAA GGAATTCCTGGGCCAGTCCGTGGACAACCTCCATGGCTACTTTGAGCACGCTTTTCAAGCCATCTCCCCAATTGGTACCCATGTGCTGGAAGCCTCTGCACCACAACGTGAGAAGCTGACCAAGGACATCGAGGACCTCCGCAAGCAGATCGCGCCCATGCGTGAGGAGCTCAGGCATGTTCTGCAGAAGCACTTCGAGGAGTACAGAGACGAGCTGAAGCCTTTCCTCGACGAGTACTTGGTCAAGCAGCGTGAGCACATGGAGGAAGTCAAAACCAAGCTGGAGCCGGTGATCAAGAGCTTGAAGGAGAAGATTGGAACCAACTGGGAGGAGACCAAGTCCAAGCTGACGCCCATCCTGGAAGCTGTGCGCGAAAAGTTGACTGCGTATGCGCAGGAAGTGAAGACCCAGCTGGATCCCTACATCCAGGAATATAAGGATCAGGTGGAAAAGGGAGCCTTGGAGTTCCGCGAGAGCGTGCGATCTGGAGAACTGAGGAAAAAGATGACCGAATTGGGTGAGCAGGTGAAGCCTCACTTTGAGGCAATATTTGCAGCTGTCCAAAAGTCTCTTAGCAAGGAGTAA